Proteins from one Triticum aestivum cultivar Chinese Spring chromosome 7A, IWGSC CS RefSeq v2.1, whole genome shotgun sequence genomic window:
- the LOC123147296 gene encoding uncharacterized protein, whose translation MQPLSCASFLLGVAVLSATLEPFVAIAHRELLTATDSVRGPETRLEPTVDKTITDEGSRSNALTRGEMVLGDAAMEKTDDRSTSSSAAKHSVGQCGHGGGKDLSMDCYFRSRKLHPGAYFDGHIPFTADYRRPRNHPPKNN comes from the exons ATGCAGCCGTTGAGCTGTGCAAGCTTCTTGCTTGGGGTGGCCGTCCTATCGGCCACCCTTGAGCCCTTCGTCGCCATTGCGCACAGAG AGTTGCTGACGGCAACCGACAGCGTGAGAGGACCGGAAACCAGGCTG GAGCCCACTGTCGACAAAACCATCACAGACGAGGGAAGCAGAAGCAATGCACTGACAAGAGGAGAGATGGTTCTTGGAGATGCAGCCATGGAGAAGACGGATGATAGAAGCACGTCAAGCTCAGCTGCAAAACATTCTGTTGGACAATGTGGGCATGGAGGAGGGAAGGATCTGAGTATGGACTGTTATTTTAGGAGCAGGAAACTTCATCCAGGGGCTTACTTCGATGGCCACATACCCTTCACCGCTGATTACCGTAGACCACGGAACCACCCGCCCAAGAACAACTAG
- the LOC123148334 gene encoding alpha/beta hydrolase domain-containing protein 17C: MGAVASTVAARFAFFPPSPPSYGVEPPPSPAAAAADGAVVELSGVPRRGGVEARRLPTKRGSEVVAMYVRQPGARLTLLYSHGNAADLGQMYELFVELSSHLNVNLMGYDYSGYGQSSGKPSEQNTYADIEAAYRCLIETYGASEENIILYGQSVGSGPTLDLASRLPHLRAVVLHSPISSGLRVMYPVKHTYWFDIYKNIDKVTLVKCPVLVIHGTADDVVDCSHGRALWELSKVKYEPLWVKGGNHCNLELYPEYIKHLKKFVTAIEKSPPLKDESPESSGPSDLETGSESMESSRKSTDVRDKSRSSTDHRRSTDRREKPRSSIDRKDKGRKSVDHPDKPRASVDQSDKPRKSIDRFGGMMRSVKLCNIDCFKVTSTSGS, from the exons ATGGGCGCCGTCGCCTCCACGGTGGCGGCGCGCTTCGCCTTCTTCCCGCCCTCCCCGCCGTCGTACGGCGTCGAGCCcccgccctcgccggcggccgcggccgcggacGGCGCGGTGGTGGAGCTCAGCGGGGTGCCCCGGCGGGGCGGCGTGGAGGCGCGGCGGCTGCCGACCAAGCGCGGCTCGGAGGTGGTGGCCATGTACGTGCGCCAGCCCGGGGCGCGCCTCACGCTGCTCTACTCCCACGGCAACGCCGCCGACCTGGGCCAGATGTACGAGCTCTTCGTCGAGCTCAGCTCACACCTCAACGTCAACCTCATGGG TTATGATTATTCTGGATATGGGCAATCATCTGGGAAG CCAAGTGAGCAGAACACTTATGCAGACATAGAGGCCGCTTATAGGTGTCTCATAGAAACTTATGGGGCCTCCGAGGAAAACATCATTCTGTATGGTCAATCAGTTGGCAGTGGCCCTACTTTAGATTTGGCATCTCGTTTGCCTCATTTGAGAGCAGTGGTTCTACATAGTCCAATTTCGTCTGGCTTGAGAGTAATGTATCCTGTGAAACATACATACTGGTTTGACATATATAAG AACATTGACAAAGTTACATTGGTCAAATGCCCCGTGTTAGTAATCCAT GGTACGGCTGATGATGTTGTTGACTGTTCTCATGGGAGAGCACTGTGGGAACTGTCCAAAGTGAAGTATGAGCCTTTGTGGGTCAAAGGTGGGAACCATTGTAATTTGGAACTCTATCCCGAATACATTAAGCACCTAAAGAAGTTCGTCACAGCCATAGAGAAGTCCCCACCACTGAAAGATGAATCTCCAGAAAGTTCAGGCCCTTCAGATCTTGAAACAGGATCTGAAAGTATGGAGAGTTCAAGAAAAAGCACGGATGTGAGGGACAAATCAAGGTCAAGCACTGATCACAGGCGGAGTACAGACCGACGGGAGAAACCAAGGAGCAGCATAGATAGGAAGGATAAAGGCAGAAAGAGTGTAGATCATCCTGACAAACCACGGGCTAGTGTGGATCAATCTGATAAGCCACGGAAAAGCATTGACCG CTTTGGAGGGATGATGAGGTCGGTTAAATTGTGCAATATTGACTGCTTCAAAGTAACTTCCACTTCCGGGAGCTGA